Proteins encoded together in one Balearica regulorum gibbericeps isolate bBalReg1 chromosome 3, bBalReg1.pri, whole genome shotgun sequence window:
- the PAPOLG gene encoding poly(A) polymerase gamma, producing MQSLISWLNTKSSVSPTEMEAAVALRTSGPPAGCTIPGHNAISQLRGHFVQGQRELSGTPFADPKNAVPTQPYLPPFKGRLPASEECLKKPIDGERLTGQDSAFKGGGNPDDVRRRSTENGVLGGKSMLIPIINTSRSQRLSTKELPDSSPPVPTDSILVVKRSIKLTLND from the exons ATGCAATCTTTAATTTCATGGCTGAACACTAAGAGCTCAGTGTCTCCTACAGAAATGGAGGCTGCAGTTGCACTAAGAACATCGGGACCTCCAGCTGGTTGCACTATTCCAGGACATAACGCAATTTCTCAACTGAGAGGACATTTTGTCCAAGGACAGCGTGAATTAAGTGGGACTCCATTTGCAGATCCTAAGAATGCTGTACCTACACAACCTTATTTACCGCCTTTTAAAGGGCGTTTGCCTGCATCAGAAGAATGCCTCAAAAAACCAATAGATGGAGAAAGG TTAACTGGCCAGGATTCAGCATTCAAAGGTGGGGGCAATCCAGATGATGTCAGGAGGAGAtctacagaaaat GGTGTCCTTGGAGGAAAATCCATGCTGATTCCAATTATCAACACATCAAGATCACAG AGGCTTTCCACTAAAGAACTACCGGATTCATCACCTCCTGTTCCAACGGATAGCATTCTTGTCGTTAAAAGATCCATCAAACTTACCCTTAATGACTAA